The Nitrospirales bacterium genome includes a window with the following:
- a CDS encoding methyltransferase translates to MSLSRHIFFASCPPGLEAALADELEQMGASHIRSIQGGVGFQGSFTLGYHVNLESRIASRVLLQIDRAGYQCEQDVYRFVLGISWWEWFSAKQTIKVRVQAKDCPLKSLDFVTLRIKDAVCDAFSRKKCVRPNVDTRTPDVQITGFLDEKTVTIYLDTTGEPLFKRGWPQGKSEAPLRENLAAGLLKLSGWTEEQPLVDPMCGSGTILIEAAQMAKRVAPGLGRRFAFQKLRGFDARLWDKICQASIAKQHESVDLKLIGVDRNHSALQVARRNVESLGLQELIHLQHADVLDALPPSAPGVLITNPPYGIRVGEYADLARFYPQFGDVLKKHYAGWRVYILTADRRVPKMIRLLPTRKVPLFNGDLECRFYEFKMVRGFNRKSQRSGRERDGGHE, encoded by the coding sequence ATGAGTTTGTCTCGTCATATCTTTTTTGCCTCCTGTCCTCCAGGATTAGAAGCCGCGTTAGCGGATGAATTAGAGCAAATGGGGGCATCGCATATACGGTCCATTCAGGGAGGCGTCGGTTTTCAAGGGTCCTTCACGCTCGGATATCACGTGAACCTCGAAAGTCGAATCGCTAGCCGTGTTCTCTTGCAAATCGATCGCGCCGGGTACCAATGTGAGCAAGACGTCTATCGCTTCGTGCTTGGAATTTCCTGGTGGGAATGGTTTTCAGCCAAACAGACGATCAAGGTAAGAGTGCAGGCCAAAGACTGTCCCTTGAAAAGTCTCGACTTTGTCACCTTGCGCATAAAAGATGCAGTCTGCGACGCCTTTTCCAGGAAAAAATGTGTGCGACCAAACGTCGATACGCGCACACCGGATGTGCAAATTACCGGGTTCCTTGATGAGAAAACCGTGACGATCTATCTCGATACGACTGGGGAGCCATTGTTCAAACGTGGGTGGCCTCAGGGAAAATCCGAAGCTCCGTTGCGGGAAAATCTTGCTGCGGGTTTGCTCAAACTTTCAGGATGGACGGAAGAACAACCGTTGGTAGATCCGATGTGCGGGAGTGGAACGATTCTCATCGAAGCCGCACAGATGGCCAAGCGAGTGGCGCCCGGATTGGGGCGGCGCTTTGCCTTTCAAAAGCTCCGTGGGTTTGATGCTCGCCTGTGGGACAAGATCTGTCAAGCGAGCATCGCCAAACAGCATGAATCCGTGGACCTTAAGTTGATCGGCGTCGATCGCAATCACAGTGCGTTACAGGTTGCACGCAGGAACGTTGAAAGTCTGGGGCTTCAAGAGCTGATACATTTGCAACATGCCGATGTCCTCGATGCGCTCCCTCCATCAGCCCCAGGCGTACTCATCACCAATCCGCCCTACGGGATACGGGTCGGAGAGTATGCGGACCTTGCCAGGTTTTATCCGCAATTTGGTGATGTCCTGAAGAAGCACTATGCTGGTTGGCGCGTCTATATTCTGACGGCAGACCGGCGAGTGCCGAAGATGATTCGCCTGTTGCCGACCCGTAAAGTGCCATTATTCAACGGAGATCTCGAATGCCGATTCTACGAATTTAAGATGGTTCGTGGGTTCAATAGAAAGAGTCAACGGTCCGGAAGGGAACGTGACGGAGGGCATGAGTGA
- a CDS encoding D-glycerate dehydrogenase, giving the protein MSKPPILLTRRIPQAGLDLLDRFCEVRMWEKEAVVPTEWLMEHVPSAKGLVCLLTDQIDKPVLDVASSLKVVSTMAVGYDHINIAECTRRGIPVGYTPGVLTETTADFAFALMMAAARRVVEGASFVKEGRWKTWSPTFLLGQDLHEATLGIVGFGRIGQAMARRAKGFSMRVLACCASKQVGPQDEGLQDVEFRDFQTVLKESDFVSLHVPLTPQTHHLIGKTELQRMKTSSILINTARGRVIDSDALYEALGHHVIAYAALDVTDPEPIPVNDRLLTLSNCLIVPHIASASVATRSKMAVMTADNLLAGLKGERLPFIVNPEVYGNAKKERA; this is encoded by the coding sequence ATGTCGAAGCCTCCTATTTTGTTGACAAGGCGTATTCCCCAAGCGGGATTAGACCTGCTGGATCGATTCTGTGAGGTGCGGATGTGGGAAAAGGAGGCGGTTGTCCCCACCGAATGGCTCATGGAACACGTTCCATCGGCGAAAGGTCTGGTGTGTTTACTCACAGACCAAATCGATAAACCTGTGCTTGATGTGGCGAGTTCGCTGAAAGTCGTCAGCACGATGGCCGTCGGGTATGATCATATCAATATCGCGGAATGCACGAGGCGAGGAATTCCGGTGGGCTATACGCCGGGAGTGTTGACTGAGACGACGGCGGACTTTGCCTTTGCCCTCATGATGGCGGCGGCTCGACGTGTCGTCGAAGGCGCCAGTTTCGTAAAAGAAGGCAGATGGAAGACCTGGAGTCCGACGTTCTTACTTGGGCAAGATCTACATGAAGCTACCCTGGGCATCGTGGGTTTCGGTCGAATCGGGCAGGCAATGGCCCGCCGGGCGAAAGGTTTCAGCATGCGGGTGCTTGCTTGTTGTGCATCAAAGCAGGTTGGCCCTCAAGACGAAGGCCTGCAGGATGTGGAATTTCGTGATTTTCAGACTGTTCTTAAAGAGTCTGATTTCGTGAGCTTGCACGTGCCGTTAACGCCTCAGACGCATCATTTAATCGGCAAGACAGAACTTCAACGAATGAAAACCAGCTCGATCCTCATCAATACGGCACGAGGCCGGGTGATTGACTCAGATGCGTTGTATGAAGCGCTCGGCCATCATGTAATCGCCTATGCGGCACTCGATGTGACGGACCCTGAACCGATTCCGGTCAATGACCGCCTGTTAACCCTGTCCAATTGTCTGATCGTTCCGCACATCGCCAGCGCTTCCGTCGCTACCAGAAGCAAGATGGCGGTGATGACCGCTGACAATCTTTTGGCTGGTCTCAAAGGAGAACGGCTGCCGTTTATCGTAAACCCTGAAGTCTACGGGAACGCGAAAAAGGAGAGAGCATGA
- a CDS encoding tetratricopeptide repeat protein produces MTDNNAARLGEIFFHRGDLCKARDCYIQAVNETRQRGSEEALAHMLGNLGNVYALLEDHTTAEAHYQEVLSLQRTQNAWDAIGQTLVNLGNLKADTGKAESAIAYYLEARDILLQQQNEQALGTLYTNLALQEIHLGQSTEAIEHFQLALNYHRKIGNEDGLAATYAQLGKAYVITGQLKNAEACLNNASEHFIKLANKPGEAGALRLLADVYRQRGDTVSALRCIEQAIEIDQRYSLPQYEEDQQFRDQLDDSASKSNPARR; encoded by the coding sequence ATGACCGACAACAATGCTGCTCGTCTTGGTGAAATTTTCTTTCACCGCGGAGACCTCTGTAAGGCACGAGATTGCTACATCCAAGCCGTCAATGAAACGAGGCAACGAGGATCTGAAGAAGCGTTAGCCCATATGCTCGGCAATCTCGGCAATGTATACGCCTTACTCGAAGACCATACTACTGCAGAAGCTCATTATCAGGAAGTACTTTCCCTTCAGCGTACGCAAAATGCCTGGGATGCCATCGGGCAGACGCTCGTTAACCTCGGCAACCTGAAGGCTGACACCGGCAAGGCCGAGTCTGCGATCGCCTACTATCTTGAAGCCCGCGACATCCTTCTTCAACAACAGAATGAACAGGCGTTAGGCACACTGTACACCAATCTGGCCCTCCAAGAAATTCATCTAGGCCAATCAACGGAGGCGATCGAACATTTTCAGCTAGCGTTGAACTATCATCGAAAAATCGGGAATGAGGATGGACTGGCCGCTACGTATGCGCAGCTCGGAAAAGCCTACGTTATCACAGGCCAGTTGAAAAACGCTGAAGCCTGTTTGAACAACGCCTCAGAACATTTCATCAAACTCGCCAATAAACCAGGGGAAGCGGGAGCGCTTCGGTTGCTGGCCGATGTGTATCGTCAACGTGGCGATACGGTTTCCGCTCTTCGATGCATCGAGCAGGCGATAGAAATCGATCAACGGTACTCTTTACCTCAATATGAAGAAGATCAGCAATTCCGTGACCAATTAGACGACAGTGCTTCGAAATCAAATCCAGCCAGACGTTGA
- the tadA gene encoding tRNA adenosine(34) deaminase TadA, with the protein MGIQLARERTLRIGSAHYPMTNAPTRQDDESFMLMALKQANMAFVEGEVPVGAVIIRDRQVIGSGYNTRERDQDPTAHAEMTAIRAAASRQGSWRLNNATLYVTLEPCAMCAGALVQARIGRVVFGASDPKSRAYGSLVDFLAEPHFNHLVEVQGGILEDTCSTLLQSFFKNLRDNHVINPE; encoded by the coding sequence TTGGGGATTCAGCTGGCACGTGAGCGCACGCTGAGGATCGGCTCAGCTCACTATCCTATGACTAACGCCCCTACTCGTCAGGACGATGAGTCGTTCATGCTGATGGCCCTGAAACAAGCCAACATGGCTTTCGTGGAGGGAGAAGTACCGGTCGGGGCCGTCATCATTCGAGATCGTCAGGTGATCGGCAGTGGGTACAACACGCGGGAAAGGGATCAAGACCCCACGGCTCACGCTGAAATGACCGCGATTCGAGCAGCCGCCTCCCGACAAGGAAGTTGGCGGCTCAATAATGCGACGTTGTACGTAACATTAGAACCATGTGCGATGTGTGCGGGAGCCTTAGTTCAAGCCAGGATTGGAAGGGTGGTTTTTGGGGCTTCAGACCCTAAAAGTCGGGCTTACGGATCGCTTGTCGACTTTCTCGCTGAGCCCCACTTTAACCATTTAGTGGAAGTGCAGGGAGGGATCTTGGAGGATACATGCAGTACTCTTCTGCAATCATTTTTCAAAAACCTACGGGATAATCATGTCATCAACCCAGAATAA
- a CDS encoding SprT-like domain-containing protein, translating to MKALHSLSQTVPVTIPDLQDRWARLSRRYFEDRLPSIRIEWSSRLTASSGMFVSQVGPRSRHVSREERHGAARCIRLSFPLLRHQPEAEIIRTLAHEMIHQWQYDIKKKCPNHGRDFSEMMLRMNQDGLGITIRHTLYEEVEKFCKYRWRCVACGMTYPRQRRTISPRRHRCGICSGPLREVFGSDQEERREPLSEAVHSISPMCRQSNQFEENLSPQQLAFNFSGY from the coding sequence GTGAAAGCTCTCCATTCTCTCTCACAAACAGTTCCGGTAACGATCCCGGATCTTCAGGACCGGTGGGCTCGTCTTTCTCGCCGGTATTTTGAAGATCGGCTACCTTCTATCAGGATTGAGTGGAGCTCCCGGCTGACGGCATCATCGGGGATGTTTGTGAGTCAGGTCGGCCCACGTAGCCGGCATGTGAGTCGAGAGGAACGGCATGGAGCAGCCCGTTGTATCAGACTCTCATTCCCGCTGTTGCGTCATCAGCCTGAAGCAGAGATTATTCGGACCTTGGCGCATGAAATGATTCATCAATGGCAGTATGATATCAAGAAAAAATGTCCGAATCATGGTCGTGATTTTTCTGAGATGATGCTTCGTATGAATCAGGACGGTCTCGGTATTACGATCCGGCACACGTTATATGAGGAAGTTGAAAAGTTCTGCAAGTATCGATGGAGATGTGTCGCTTGTGGTATGACCTATCCTCGTCAACGCCGAACGATTTCTCCTCGACGCCACCGCTGTGGCATCTGCTCAGGGCCCTTACGGGAAGTGTTTGGGAGCGATCAGGAGGAAAGACGGGAGCCTCTATCGGAAGCGGTTCATTCCATTTCTCCGATGTGCCGCCAGTCAAACCAGTTTGAAGAGAACCTTTCACCTCAGCAATTAGCCTTTAACTTTTCAGGATACTAA